One Fibrobacter sp. UWB5 DNA segment encodes these proteins:
- the trmFO gene encoding methylenetetrahydrofolate--tRNA-(uracil(54)-C(5))-methyltransferase (FADH(2)-oxidizing) TrmFO — MNERVRVIGGGLAGCEAALQLASRGFKVDLYEMRPVRQTPAHKDGHLAQLVCSNSFKALGITSAHGLLKQELTMLGSFLLDSAREAAVPAGDSLTVNRDIFSESVEKKIAESPNITLHREEVTSLEGDCPTLVAAGPLASDALADDIFKRLGSNRLHFFDAIAPVVETDSIDFDHAFYRNRWEKGETADFINCPLDKETYTEFVRKLCEAESTEPRPFEKNELFEGCLPVEEMARRGFETLRHGPMRPIGLGLGNNGKLWYAVIQLRAENKQKTLFNMVGFQTRLKWGTQKEIFTMVPALKNAKFARLGCMHRNTFIESPKFLDKTLRLRPDLECAKGIPPTWFAGQITGSEGYTEAVATGWYAAWNMAQTILHGHADPLPDESCIGSLMNRLVEENEDFQPMNFNFGLLPHHEGLKKKNKKEILAARAEESVRKWIADRKLA; from the coding sequence TGACCTATATGAAATGCGCCCGGTAAGGCAGACCCCTGCCCACAAGGACGGTCATTTGGCACAATTAGTTTGTTCCAACAGCTTTAAGGCATTGGGCATTACAAGCGCCCACGGACTTTTAAAGCAGGAACTCACGATGCTCGGAAGCTTTCTGCTGGATTCGGCCCGCGAAGCGGCCGTGCCCGCAGGCGACTCACTCACTGTAAACCGCGATATTTTCAGCGAATCGGTCGAAAAGAAGATTGCTGAGTCGCCCAACATCACGTTACACCGCGAAGAAGTCACAAGCCTCGAAGGCGACTGTCCGACTCTTGTAGCCGCGGGTCCCTTGGCCAGTGATGCGCTCGCCGACGACATTTTCAAGCGCCTCGGCAGCAACCGTCTGCATTTCTTTGACGCAATCGCTCCGGTTGTCGAGACCGACAGTATCGACTTTGACCACGCCTTTTACCGCAACCGTTGGGAAAAGGGCGAAACAGCCGACTTTATCAACTGCCCGCTGGACAAGGAAACCTACACCGAATTTGTGCGCAAGCTCTGCGAAGCCGAAAGCACGGAACCGCGCCCGTTCGAAAAGAACGAACTGTTCGAAGGCTGCTTGCCGGTGGAAGAAATGGCCCGCCGCGGTTTTGAAACGCTCCGTCACGGCCCCATGCGCCCGATTGGCCTTGGCCTCGGCAACAACGGAAAACTGTGGTACGCCGTCATCCAGCTCCGCGCCGAAAACAAGCAGAAAACCTTGTTCAACATGGTCGGTTTCCAGACTCGCCTCAAATGGGGAACGCAAAAGGAAATCTTCACCATGGTGCCGGCTCTCAAGAACGCGAAATTCGCGCGCCTCGGCTGCATGCACCGCAACACCTTCATTGAATCGCCCAAGTTCCTGGACAAAACGCTCCGTCTGCGTCCAGATCTTGAATGCGCCAAGGGCATTCCGCCTACCTGGTTTGCAGGACAAATTACCGGCAGCGAAGGCTACACCGAAGCGGTGGCCACCGGCTGGTACGCCGCCTGGAATATGGCGCAGACGATTCTACACGGTCATGCCGACCCGCTACCCGACGAGAGTTGCATCGGTTCGCTCATGAACCGCCTGGTGGAAGAAAACGAAGACTTCCAGCCCATGAATTTCAACTTCGGGCTGCTCCCCCACCACGAAGGCCTCAAGAAAAAGAATAAAAAAGAGATTCTTGCGGCTCGCGCCGAAGAATCTGTTCGAAAGTGGATTGCCGATAGGAAATTGGCCTAA
- the nrfD gene encoding NrfD/PsrC family molybdoenzyme membrane anchor subunit translates to MFKYLMLAGLALFLPGLYALGYSIFEGPSAWMVDSRTFWGTPICLFVFWIGLAHAGTLLSAIFLALDIKLDRRTALIAELSTLVSLVFAAIFPLMHLGVIDNFYMVAPFLDARGNFANVRSPLVWDFCCIAVYALLSLLFFGVHLKSRENPLLERYRKPMAWLLFPLVLWVHTVVSLDFATTFVPEWRGAFFPVYFIAGAILSGLALMNLLICAEGYRVRLLERLQLICTWILCAIWIWDLIIKGYFCTSAFIFAGVLPQLRMVSVIREHRVGRIFFSVSILVGLFLERYYLVSPSAGQAPATFGRIDLGLVAFSVGGFMLLFFGIRRYLNRNMEGAGSYFGEVDGSDLAEAEQEEFEKENFTGVRGIEKLKKGFYMQPWSSEEYHILRFPLLVGFAAAILFSVWVWGQSVFANVDLSIANVIPLLYPIIAVVTAVTLCVRAYLVEQTFVLTRREKTLCVILFVLAAACLGTFFAGGASQMSTNTLDSQPIGVDTPDSQNQARLLWNARCATCHGTDGRFNEKFVREFYPVPQKLDILRLDSLGADSLVKVILNGRGNMNPYVGRLTPSEALGLVNYMRTLAEKSAPESAKEAE, encoded by the coding sequence ATGTTCAAGTACTTGATGCTTGCTGGCCTTGCGCTGTTCTTGCCGGGGCTTTATGCGCTGGGTTATTCGATTTTCGAAGGCCCTTCTGCCTGGATGGTGGATTCTCGCACCTTCTGGGGCACGCCTATCTGCCTGTTCGTTTTTTGGATTGGGCTTGCCCATGCCGGCACGCTCCTGTCGGCGATTTTCCTAGCGCTCGATATCAAGCTGGACCGTCGTACGGCCTTGATTGCGGAACTTTCGACGCTCGTGAGCCTCGTGTTTGCGGCTATTTTCCCGCTGATGCACTTGGGTGTCATTGATAACTTTTACATGGTGGCCCCCTTCCTCGATGCCCGCGGCAACTTTGCCAATGTGCGTTCGCCCCTGGTTTGGGATTTCTGCTGCATTGCCGTGTATGCGCTCCTGTCGCTCTTGTTCTTTGGCGTGCATTTAAAATCCCGCGAGAACCCGCTGCTGGAACGTTACCGCAAGCCTATGGCGTGGCTCCTGTTCCCGCTGGTGCTCTGGGTGCATACGGTGGTGAGCCTGGATTTTGCAACCACGTTCGTGCCGGAGTGGCGCGGTGCGTTCTTCCCGGTTTACTTTATCGCGGGGGCGATCCTTTCGGGGCTTGCCCTCATGAACCTCCTGATTTGCGCCGAAGGCTACCGCGTGCGCCTCTTGGAACGCCTGCAGCTTATATGCACCTGGATCCTTTGCGCCATCTGGATTTGGGACCTCATCATCAAGGGGTATTTCTGCACATCGGCATTTATCTTTGCCGGAGTCCTTCCGCAACTTCGAATGGTGTCGGTGATTCGTGAACACCGTGTGGGCCGAATCTTCTTCTCGGTCTCGATTCTCGTCGGCTTGTTCCTGGAACGTTATTACCTTGTTTCGCCCTCGGCAGGGCAGGCTCCGGCAACCTTTGGCCGGATAGACTTGGGGCTTGTCGCCTTCTCGGTAGGCGGTTTCATGCTGTTGTTCTTCGGCATCCGCCGTTACCTGAACCGCAATATGGAAGGCGCGGGTTCCTATTTTGGCGAAGTGGACGGCTCCGATTTGGCCGAAGCCGAACAAGAGGAATTTGAAAAAGAAAACTTCACGGGCGTGCGCGGTATCGAAAAACTCAAAAAAGGCTTTTACATGCAGCCTTGGTCTTCTGAAGAATACCACATTCTGCGTTTCCCCTTGCTGGTGGGCTTTGCTGCGGCCATTCTCTTCTCTGTGTGGGTGTGGGGCCAAAGCGTGTTTGCAAATGTTGACCTTTCAATTGCCAATGTGATTCCGCTCTTGTACCCGATTATAGCCGTCGTGACGGCTGTTACCCTGTGCGTTCGTGCTTATCTCGTTGAACAGACTTTCGTTTTGACTCGCCGCGAAAAAACGCTGTGCGTGATTTTGTTCGTTCTGGCGGCAGCTTGCCTTGGGACCTTCTTTGCCGGCGGTGCTTCTCAAATGTCGACGAATACGCTTGATTCGCAGCCGATAGGTGTCGACACTCCGGATTCTCAAAATCAAGCTCGCTTGCTTTGGAATGCACGCTGTGCCACATGCCACGGGACCGATGGTCGCTTCAATGAAAAATTCGTCCGCGAATTCTACCCGGTGCCGCAAAAGCTGGATATCCTGCGTCTCGATAGCCTTGGCGCAGATTCCTTGGTCAAAGTTATTTTGAACGGCCGCGGCAACATGAACCCCTACGTGGGTCGCTTGACTCCGAGTGAAGCTTTGGGCCTCGTGAATTACATGCGGACGCTAGCCGAAAAATCCGCTCCCGAATCGGCAAAGGAGGCTGAATAA
- a CDS encoding fibrobacter succinogenes major paralogous domain-containing protein, giving the protein MNLFYKSLVGASILSLVACGDDSASSNSKNNEKKGLPSEVSTFVDLSHYECDEELEGVSVHVKSAEIDYVCNGDGWFRADDPASEVRYSEKNGNSKDPEKTDSTDVTDPEEEPEDTENTFTDARDGQVYKMVEIGSQVWMAQNLNYDYQVDGASYGSYCYLNQGSNCYLYGRLYTWAAAMDSAAVFSEDGKGCGNDAACSLPERVRGVCPEGWHLPSTLEWDTLLTFVGKTAEGYLALKSTSGWSNGRNGTDSTGFSMKPAGYRDTQNANDSSPFANKTAGFSGLKDVARFWVSSGPYDDNEIAKSDLQFEVNFTSEEWDDDGFADEGIGFTARRFANSVRCVKD; this is encoded by the coding sequence ATGAATTTATTCTACAAATCACTTGTTGGTGCTAGCATTTTGTCTCTTGTCGCCTGCGGCGACGATAGCGCTTCATCTAACTCAAAAAACAACGAAAAGAAGGGCTTGCCATCTGAAGTTTCGACATTTGTCGATTTATCCCATTACGAATGCGATGAAGAACTCGAGGGTGTTTCCGTACACGTAAAATCGGCAGAAATCGATTACGTGTGTAATGGTGACGGATGGTTCAGGGCCGATGACCCCGCAAGCGAAGTCCGTTATTCCGAAAAAAATGGCAATTCGAAGGATCCTGAAAAAACGGATTCTACTGATGTGACTGATCCCGAAGAAGAACCGGAAGATACCGAAAATACCTTCACGGATGCTCGTGACGGCCAGGTTTACAAAATGGTGGAAATCGGCTCGCAGGTCTGGATGGCTCAAAACCTGAATTACGATTACCAGGTGGATGGCGCAAGCTATGGTTCGTACTGCTACCTAAACCAAGGTTCCAATTGCTATTTGTATGGTCGTCTCTATACTTGGGCCGCGGCCATGGATAGCGCAGCTGTATTTAGCGAAGACGGCAAGGGTTGTGGCAATGATGCGGCTTGTTCTTTGCCTGAACGCGTGAGAGGGGTTTGTCCGGAAGGCTGGCACCTGCCGAGTACTTTGGAATGGGATACCTTGTTGACCTTTGTCGGAAAAACCGCAGAAGGCTATTTAGCGCTTAAGTCGACAAGTGGCTGGAGTAATGGCCGCAATGGAACGGATTCCACAGGCTTTTCGATGAAACCGGCGGGTTATAGGGACACACAAAATGCGAATGATTCGTCTCCGTTTGCGAATAAAACGGCTGGTTTTTCTGGCTTAAAAGATGTCGCTCGTTTTTGGGTGTCTTCGGGACCCTATGATGATAACGAAATTGCCAAAAGCGATTTGCAGTTTGAAGTGAACTTCACGTCCGAAGAATGGGATGATGACGGTTTTGCTGATGAAGGTATTGGTTTTACTGCAAGGCGTTTTGCCAATTCGGTTCGTTGCGTAAAAGATTAG